From a single Natronorubrum tibetense GA33 genomic region:
- a CDS encoding complex I NDUFA9 subunit family protein — MKVLVAGGTGFIGMNLCTELDDRGHDVTALARDPSDADLPEGVDRAMGDASAYDSIVDTVAGHDAVVNLVSLSPLYKPPGDLDHETVHLGGTANLVRAAEEGGVDRFVQMSGLGADPDAPTDFLRAKGNAENVVRDSHLAWTIFRPSVVFGDGAEFLEFTKQVTTPYVTGLPNGGETRFQPIWIGDVVPMLADALADSRHVGEIYEIAGPQIVTLADATRLAYAAEGKSVKILSVPLSMAKLGLTAAGAVPFVPFGPDQARSLEINNTVVTNDVSAFGVSEDELTTLGAYLEVGIHEPREPQPESA; from the coding sequence ATGAAGGTGCTCGTCGCCGGCGGCACTGGTTTCATCGGGATGAATCTCTGTACGGAACTCGACGACCGCGGCCACGACGTGACGGCGCTCGCTCGCGATCCCAGCGACGCCGACCTTCCGGAGGGGGTCGACCGTGCGATGGGCGACGCCAGCGCCTACGACTCCATCGTCGACACCGTCGCGGGCCACGACGCCGTCGTCAATCTCGTCTCGCTCTCGCCGCTGTACAAGCCGCCGGGCGACCTCGACCACGAGACCGTCCACCTCGGCGGTACGGCCAATCTCGTTCGAGCCGCCGAAGAGGGTGGCGTCGATCGATTCGTCCAGATGAGCGGACTCGGCGCGGATCCGGACGCGCCCACCGACTTCCTTCGGGCGAAGGGGAACGCTGAGAACGTCGTCCGCGACTCACACCTCGCGTGGACGATCTTCCGCCCTTCCGTCGTCTTCGGCGACGGCGCGGAGTTCCTCGAGTTCACCAAACAGGTCACGACGCCGTACGTGACGGGACTTCCGAACGGCGGCGAAACGCGATTCCAGCCCATCTGGATCGGCGACGTAGTTCCCATGCTCGCTGACGCGCTCGCGGACTCCAGACACGTCGGCGAGATCTACGAAATCGCCGGTCCGCAGATCGTCACGCTCGCGGACGCGACGCGGCTGGCCTACGCGGCCGAGGGGAAATCCGTCAAAATCCTCTCGGTCCCCCTCTCAATGGCGAAACTCGGGCTGACCGCGGCCGGCGCGGTTCCGTTCGTTCCGTTCGGCCCGGATCAGGCCCGCTCGCTCGAAATAAACAACACCGTCGTCACCAACGACGTGAGCGCATTCGGCGTCTCGGAGGACGAACTGACGACGCTCGGCGCGTATCTCGAGGTCGGTATCCACGAGCCTCGAGAGCCACAGCCCGAATCCGCCTGA
- the tmk gene encoding dTMP kinase: protein MLVTLEGLDGSGKTTVWEALQDSYPDATFTREPTNDSWYGDAVYRSIDDDEADSLAELFLYTADHADHLSRVIEPALERGDLVVSDRYSDSRYAYQGATLESYDRLEVDPLEYVVDIHEPFTIDPDLTIYLDLDPETAAERAGATNKFEHADYLESVRANYERVLERDPDRFVRVDAMQEPARVLEDVQDVLADVVGEE from the coding sequence ATGCTGGTCACGCTCGAGGGATTGGACGGCAGCGGCAAGACGACGGTCTGGGAGGCCCTACAGGACTCTTACCCCGACGCGACGTTCACTCGCGAACCGACGAACGACTCCTGGTACGGCGACGCCGTCTACCGATCGATCGACGACGACGAGGCCGACTCGCTCGCGGAACTGTTTCTCTACACCGCCGATCACGCCGACCACCTCTCGCGCGTAATCGAACCGGCGCTCGAGCGCGGCGACCTCGTGGTCTCCGATCGCTACTCGGACTCCCGCTACGCATACCAGGGCGCGACTCTCGAGTCGTATGACCGCCTCGAGGTCGATCCCCTCGAGTACGTCGTCGACATCCACGAGCCGTTCACTATCGATCCCGACCTGACGATCTACCTCGATCTCGACCCCGAGACGGCCGCGGAGCGCGCCGGCGCGACGAACAAGTTCGAACACGCAGACTACCTCGAGTCGGTGCGCGCGAACTACGAACGGGTGCTCGAGCGCGACCCGGACCGGTTCGTTCGCGTGGATGCGATGCAGGAGCCGGCACGAGTGCTTGAGGACGTACAGGACGTGCTGGCCGATGTCGTTGGTGAGGAGTAA